DNA from Strigops habroptila isolate Jane chromosome 2, bStrHab1.2.pri, whole genome shotgun sequence:
CCAGGGTTCTGCAGGGCATGGAAAGACCTCAGGCTCTCAACTTGGTGTACTCAGTTAACGTGGAGACTGTGCTCCTTCTACCCACTCTGCAAAATGGGCTCTGTACCTCATGATACCAGCAACATGTTAATGTAACACGCCGGCTAAACCTACCATCTCCTAAAAACGAGCTTCCAAGTCCCACATTCAACAAATGCAACTATTTGTCCTTACGTGCATGGTGCCTTCTGCCAATGCTTTAGTTGTACATCATTTTATTATGAGGTCAGTTTCTGTATTATTCTTTTAAGGCAATCATGTTGAAAATTAATACAGGACAATCTGACTATAGACATAAAACCCCAGACTCAGCTGAGCTGCATACAGTACTTCAGCTAACCTAACACTAATCCTAACTCTAACTCCATCTCTTTAACTACATCAGAACGAAAGTTTTAGACAGCATTTATAtcactgcatttttcctttgttgacCCAAAAATATTAGCAGGAACCAGCCATACTGGAGCAGAGAAGATTCCATCTAATAGAAAACAATGGTACCACAGGAATACATTCATTACTGCATTGAACTTCTGAAAAGATAGCGGCATCTTCTTTTTTCTAGTATTCAACTTTGCTTCTGCTACTTAGTGAAGCAAAACAGTACATGTATTCCCCTGAACTGTCTTATTTCTGTAGACATCCATAAGACTGGTGCAGAAAATGGAGCCTACCTGGCAGTATCTTCTCAGTGGTATAAAGTAAAATTGATTaagagagaaacattttccaagTTCCTCGAAAAGGCTGTTGGCTTCTTCCATTTATGATCAAAAAGATCCTAGAAAAAATATGTCCACTCTTTAACGAGACTAGGAAATTGAAATAACCAAAATGGGATGCGATTGGTCTTTTGACTTGAGGTGCTTTTGCTACTGAAACATCGTCTGGCTCCTAATGGCTTCTAACATTGTGCTCCTACCTACATTGATCATTTAATACTAGCATCTTCTTTCTGACAAACCACAAACACTTCCAAAACTTGACCTCTTCCCTTTATCGCTTTTGATTAAGAATAGAACTATCTGCAGGAAATGCCCTACAAACCACAAAGGATTATCAGAAATATAATGATGAGTGATTCAGGGACTCTGTGGCTCTGCTTGCGTTTCTATAATCTCATCTTGGTCACTCTTCCCTTCGCCGCCGAAGCTTTGCTGTAGTTTCTTCTAGTCGGCTTCTCCAAGCAGCAATAATGGCATCATCAtccatctcttcttcctcttctttccgCACGGTTCGCCTGTACTGCGAGAACTGTCTAGATGCaaatctttcttcactttgttCCACTTTTGCCTCCTTCTTTCCATCCTCTTCAGACTTTGAAAAGCTCTGCCTGAACTTTCTCTTAGCTCCAAATTCTGACATGTCTGACCTGGCCTCCTCTTCACAGGCCTCCACATGATGAGATCTAACTCGACTCTGTGTAGATGGTTCAGGGGATTCAGAGTCGAAGGCTGGTTCAGGTGTTTGTCTGAAAACATGCAGCTCTGGACTCTTTTCTCTGGAACTTGTTGTCTCACTGACCCTTGATCTTGAGAACTTATACATCTTCTTGTCCTcttttgcagaagcagaggaaaatctTGACATGGTTCTCAGTGAATCTCCTTTTGACTCGTAGGAAGAAGAGCTGCCTAACTCTTCTCTTTGGGATCTGGAGATTCTGTAACTGGATGTTTCTGAATCCGTCTCTCTAACTGTGGATGATCTGCTATATTTCTCTCTAGCCTTCTCGCTTTGATCATAAAATGATGATggttctctttctgctttcaggcCGCTGAGCCACTTGGTAATATCAGTCTCTGACTTCGGTACACCTGTGTTTGCAGGTTGACTGAACAGATCAAAGACTGTGTCAGTTCCTTCAAGATCTGCTTGCAAGGGGCGCCTGTGGCTGTTTGTTGTACTCTCTCTGTCATCTTCCATTTCCTTGTCCTCTCCTTTGgtcatctttttcttaaataaagtGCTGCGTTTATTGTCTCTGATCACCTTTTCCGTTTGGTAATCTGtcattttttctctcatttccatttgcatctccttttccttcctcctaaTTTTCTTTAAGTCAACCTCATCAGCAAAGAGGCTGTACAGTGGCTTGCTTGTCTGTGCTGTCTTCATGTTTGAACTACTCCCTTCTGTCCTTGCATTCGCTGAGGTATTGCAAGACAGGACAGACTGAGACTCAGCCCTGTGCATGTCCTGCTGGCGAAGCTGAGAGGTAGCAAGAGATGAGCTACTTCGACCACTAAGAAGAGAAACTTTATCATCATCTACACGCCTGCCAAGGTCTCCTGACATTATGGAGGCCATTGCAGATGATGGACGGGACAGCATCATgatctcattttgcttttgagCAATGGTTTCACTGACCACGTTAGCAATCCAGTTCTGAATGCTTGCCATGGATATAGTGTCACCTGGGCCGACTGGGAGGTTGGGAAGGGGTATACTTGGCATCTGAGGCTGCATtgcccctgtgctgctcctggtcTGTGATAAAGATGAATGATTTGTCTGCATGCTCAGTGCAGAAGCTGCATCCTCGGCACCGCTTGCAGAAGGTGCTGAGCCCCAGAAAGCTGACAGTGGGATACTCCCACTCATCGTACTGTCTGTCTCCCAGCTACACATGGACTGGCTTTCTGCTAAAATCTTCTTTGAACGTTCAAGGAGCTCTACACGCCTCTGCTTCTTTTTAGCTGATGCAGAATCCTCACTTTTGGCAAACTCCACAAATTCCTCCTTGCTTTCACTGCCCACCTTCTTCTGGCGCTTCATTTTCCAAGCCTGGTAGGCAGTCAGGTTAATATCTGACAAACTCTTCCCTTCTGTCCCCTCCCCACCTGCCTGGCTGCCATCTTCTGCTGGAGATGGTGCACCAGATGATGATGGTTCTAAATCCTTCTTGTGAAAGCCAAACTGGATCCTCTTGATCTTCCACCTTTCCAGAGGAGTCAAtttgtctttgttcttttgGCAGAAATTGTAAAAGGAGCTACTGTCTGAAAGCACACTCTCCTCATCCAcatccctctcctctcctcctgtttCTGGGGATTGTCTCTCCCCACAACTTTTATTCTTAGAGTGATACCTTCGAGCAGCTTCCTTCTCAATCTCCAGAAGCCTCTGGTTCCACATGTCCCACGTGCTCTCTGAAGACATAGAGCCTGTGCGGCTCCTCCTCATCCTGCTTAAGCTACTGGCTTCCATCTGTTGTCTTAGGGTTCGGATCTCAAAACTGCTCACACTCTCAACATCACTGAATTCACCTGGTGGGTAAGGTCTTCCTCCCGTGCTGGCATCTCCATACTCCTCCCTAGGTGGACCCTCCATTTGgtatttctcatttctgcacTGCCAGTCATGGATCCTCTGTTCCACATCCTCCTCAGATTGttccccttcctgctccagAAGCTTTGGTGATGTTCTTCTTCCATGGTTAACTCCTGGTTCCTTTGCAGGCAGGCCTTGTTTCTTCCTCCATTCCTCATACAAatgttcctcttcctcctcactgaTGAGGGTGGAGTGTTTGGAAACCCAGCTAGTTTTTTCCACTGATGAAGAGCTCATAAAACTACCCAGCAGGCTGGTGGTGTCCTCTTCTTCTACTGTGATGGAGTGGGCTTTGGCTCCCATGGTGCTTTCTGAGTCCCCAGCTCCAGATGGCTGGGAAGAAGTCCCTGCATTGACAACAGGACTTTGACTAGGAGTGACTTCTTCACTTCCAGTATGCTCCAGCTCTCGCTCCTCCAACAATTGCTCATTGAGATCCCTTAGCTGTTTCAAAAAGCCATCGTTGGGGTAAATGGCACGCTTCTTTCTCAGAGTCATCAGAGCCTCCAGAACAGTCATGTGGTGGTAGATCATCAGGTAGGCAGCCACCAGCACGGCTGAGCGACTGATCCCCATTTCACTGCTGACAAGGATTTTGCCTACAGATATTGAATATAAAAGCAATTAGCTATTTCCAGTAACATAGAGAAGTTGCCCTGATATGTATCACAAAAGCATTCTCTGAATAGTGTTAAAAATTATATGCTATATGTTTCAGTGACTGGAAGCAGTACTAAATATTTGTTAGCTTTATCTTAATAAAATCTAGCTATGTATGAATAAAAAGCACAttagttttaaaagctgtgggcaggcacattttaaaacaaataatatctgtattttcaccTACACACTTCGCTTCCCCAAATAATCAGAAAGCTGTTAATACATGTTAGAAAGACAAGTGACACACTATTCTTGACTTGCTGGCTGACATGGGGTAAGATGTTTAAGCCTTCCATGCTTCAGTTTCCCCAGATGTAAAAAGGGAGATACCAGCATTAGCCTCCAGGAAGGTATTGGGAGGAtaataaaataacttcattttttacACAGCACATTACAGGACTTACATACAATTTaacattaattatatttttgcCAGAATCCACATCTGCTGTTTTGCAAGGTACATTCAAACAGTTGCATATAGACGGGCTGGAGACCAGAGTCACAGTGTATCTCAGCACAGGAGAACCAAGCAACTAGCAGAAGAGAGCTGATCTTGACTCTGACAAACTGCTTGATACAGCTGCTTCAAACTACTGGGACCCACTGTTCTGCAAACAGTGACTGCAAGGGATAGAGCCAAAGCTGAGGGTATGCTTTATTTCATGGCATTTACACAAGAACCACCTCTTGCAGAAAACTAAGCTTTGGCACAGAaggattgttttttaaagttacttttatAGCAAATTACAGCTAAAGAAAAGCTTGTAAATATGAAGAGAGGGTTAAATGAGGATTTGCCAGCTTGCAAATAACTGAAATTACTGTTTCTACATGTATGATAAACTCCAGTTAAACTAAACTGTTTGCACTGAAACTTAATGAAGCCAGTTTAAACACCA
Protein-coding regions in this window:
- the DUSP27 gene encoding inactive dual specificity phosphatase 27 is translated as MASGRDSDSDQVVPGEEDEGADVKAVQAHYLRSPSPSRYSVISDADTESIFMEPIHLSSAVAAKQIINEELKTKDASVDAACPRMLESARQLMVEDLYNRVKEKIDDTSLFNTPCVMDLQRALVKDRLETPRDAVDEVWPNVFIAEKSVAVNKSRLKRLGITHVLNAAHGTGVYTGPGFYNGLNIQYLGIEVDDFPDMDISKHFRPAAEFLDEALLTYRGKILVSSEMGISRSAVLVAAYLMIYHHMTVLEALMTLRKKRAIYPNDGFLKQLRDLNEQLLEERELEHTGSEEVTPSQSPVVNAGTSSQPSGAGDSESTMGAKAHSITVEEEDTTSLLGSFMSSSSVEKTSWVSKHSTLISEEEEEHLYEEWRKKQGLPAKEPGVNHGRRTSPKLLEQEGEQSEEDVEQRIHDWQCRNEKYQMEGPPREEYGDASTGGRPYPPGEFSDVESVSSFEIRTLRQQMEASSLSRMRRSRTGSMSSESTWDMWNQRLLEIEKEAARRYHSKNKSCGERQSPETGGEERDVDEESVLSDSSSFYNFCQKNKDKLTPLERWKIKRIQFGFHKKDLEPSSSGAPSPAEDGSQAGGEGTEGKSLSDINLTAYQAWKMKRQKKVGSESKEEFVEFAKSEDSASAKKKQRRVELLERSKKILAESQSMCSWETDSTMSGSIPLSAFWGSAPSASGAEDAASALSMQTNHSSLSQTRSSTGAMQPQMPSIPLPNLPVGPGDTISMASIQNWIANVVSETIAQKQNEIMMLSRPSSAMASIMSGDLGRRVDDDKVSLLSGRSSSSLATSQLRQQDMHRAESQSVLSCNTSANARTEGSSSNMKTAQTSKPLYSLFADEVDLKKIRRKEKEMQMEMREKMTDYQTEKVIRDNKRSTLFKKKMTKGEDKEMEDDRESTTNSHRRPLQADLEGTDTVFDLFSQPANTGVPKSETDITKWLSGLKAEREPSSFYDQSEKAREKYSRSSTVRETDSETSSYRISRSQREELGSSSSYESKGDSLRTMSRFSSASAKEDKKMYKFSRSRVSETTSSREKSPELHVFRQTPEPAFDSESPEPSTQSRVRSHHVEACEEEARSDMSEFGAKRKFRQSFSKSEEDGKKEAKVEQSEERFASRQFSQYRRTVRKEEEEEMDDDAIIAAWRSRLEETTAKLRRRREE